The following coding sequences lie in one Indicator indicator isolate 239-I01 chromosome 2, UM_Iind_1.1, whole genome shotgun sequence genomic window:
- the MAP10 gene encoding microtubule-associated protein 10, which yields MAAIEGLFALELLVEEVLVAAPGPTMRPAVALRLLDFPTLLLHPAAAAPPLRPGRAFPFGRGKRCLFRWRRSSLCAALCRRPLCALLLAFPVELAPGPPRLLGSCDVSLAPAAAQLLQQPEAPASCGRRGRFPLRDGAGRPVGELVLGYRLTNLQGREESPPPSTESPRAATPPASSPEPRAEEEDEDLEGNIFCPPMLYYSREAAEPHLPPAAAATGQWEHIKAWRPQDKDKGESPPRPSAGHSLLHPTSPQRLHHTLGQLPLLNALLAELSVLTHCLMPVAAHPNHEWIYQAPGSGGMASQPSHPGHSSAFKSAQVPMKPPGSTEAANPQIKQDQQNDTSPGSFRPGKGPKKAVPQGETGTERNCKTKENRPPRKKLLYGLTNTLRLRLQQTNPGKLEIHERREQYRKKQMEVLKDRSALSKRKMLRNAGEQHVVSSRHCSRGNSSKKNNQFHKTVETLLQNDVLPEYISVRDVSPDLQKWATANLLKDNEIASQGGPCKVTTAPLMEKSVLKFARKEKSAKTQLPEVFPSDADAQGSNEEAIHSIHRKTTECDDVSVASDCKPSPSRSIENDSEFIYSDDFVASPENTVYSEDFTSAEHMGRDSEAPDSSPEPLWLESQKQDRSGTELESNRSRISKMSQRSENASGLLPASSASFPGQSQKRNHDFSQRTSGESVDSLNLAQMESSLLDEEQEAQQISKDDNKGDQHIKEVSALRSKQVSSESDLNIGKGQTSGEKSQSVTRVSSYVPSNMPDSELSILENSMSDIEDNFPGKLCVPNQYKDISELVMSKLPGYTM from the coding sequence ATGGCGGCCATCGAGGGGCTGTTCGCGCTGGAGCTGTTGGTGGAAGAGGTGCTGGTGGCGGCGCCGGGTCCTACAATGCGCCCGGCCGTGGCGCTGCGTCTCTTGGACTTCCCCACCCTCCTATTAcaccccgccgccgccgcgccgccACTGCGGCCGGGTCGGGCCTTCCCCTTCGGCCGCGGCAAACGCTGCCTCTTTCGCTGGCGCCGGAGCTCGCTCTGCGCAGCGCTCTGCCGCCGGCCGCTCTGTGCCTTGCTCCTGGCGTTCCCAGTCGAGCTGGCCCCGGGCCCTCCCCGTCTCCTGGGCAGCTGTGACGTCTCTTTggcccccgccgccgcccaGCTGTTGCAGCAGCCCGAGGCGCCTGCCTCCTGCGGCCGCCGCGGTCGTTTCCCGCTGCGGGACGGTGCGGGACGCCCCGTTGGGGAGCTGGTCTTGGGCTACCGTCTTACGAACttgcaggggagggaggagtcGCCGCCGCCGAGCACTGAAAGCCCCCGCGCTGCCACGCCGCCTGCCTCATCCCCTGAACCAAGGGccgaggaggaggatgaggatcTGGAAGGCAACATCTTTTGCCCTCCTATGCTCTATTACAGTCGCGAGGCAGCAGAGCCCCatctgccaccagcagctgcagccacagggcaATGGGAGCATATCAAGGCCTGGAGACCGCAGGACAAAGACAAGGGTGAGAGCCCACCTCGTCCTAGTGCTGGGCACTCATTGCTACACCCTACCAGCCCTCAACGGCTCCACCACACACTGGGGCAGCTGCCACTACTCAATGccttgctggcagagctgtcagTGCTCACCCACTGCCTTATGCCTGTTGCTGCCCACCCCAACCATGAGTGGATCTACCAGGCCCCAGGGAGTGGTGgcatggcctcacagccttcccaCCCTGGCCACTCCTCTGCCTTCAAGTCTGCACAGGTACCCATGAAACCTCCTGGGAGCACTGAAGCTGCCAACCCTCAAATAAAGCAAGACCAACAAAATGACACCTCACCAGGGTCTTTTCGGCCTGGGAAAGGACCTAAGAAAGCTGTACCCCAGGGAGAGACAGGGACTGAAAGGAACTGCAAAACTAAGGAGAACAGACCTCCCAGAAAGAAATTGTTGTATGGACTGACAAATACACTGAGGCTGCGCCTGCAGCAGACCAACCCTGGTAAGCTGGAAATTCATGAAAGGAGAGAGCAGTACAGAAAAAAGCAaatggaggtgctgaaggacagaagCGCTTTatccaaaagaaaaatgctcagAAATGCTGGAGAACAGCATGTGGTTTCTTCCAGGCATTGTAGCAGGGGAAACAGTTCAAAGAAGAATAATCAGTTTCATAAAACTGTTGAGACTTTGTTACAAAATGATGTTCTCCCAGAGTATATTTCAGTGAGAGATGTGTCCCCTGACTTGCAGAAATGGGCTACTGCAAATCTATTGAAGGACAATGAAATTGCAAGCCAGGGAGGTCCATGCAAAGTAACTACAGCTCCCTTAATGGAAAAAAGTGTATTAAAATTTGCTAGAAAGGAAAAGTCTGCAAAAACCCAACTCCCAGAAGTTTTCCCGTCAGATGCTGATGCACAGGGAAGTAATGAGGAAGCAATACACTCAATCCATCGTAAAACCACAGAGTGTGATGATGTGTCTGTTGCAAGTGATTGTAAACCGAGCCCCAGCAGGAGTATTGAAAATGACTCTGAATTCATATACTCAGATGACTTTGTTGCTAGTCCTGAGAACACGGTTTATTCAGAAGatttcaccagtgctgagcatatGGGCAGAGACTCAGAAGCTCCTGACAGCAGTCCTGAACCTCTGTGGCTTGaaagccaaaagcaggatcGGTCAGGTACAGAACTGGAATCCAACAGGTCCAGAATTTCAAAGATGAGTCAAAGATCTGAAAATGCCTCAGGTCTTCTGCCAGCTTCTTCAGCTTCATTTCCAGGACAGTCTCAGAAGAGAAATCATGACTTCAGCCAGAGAACTAGTGGTGAATCAGTTGATTCACTTAATCTTGCCCAAATGGAGTCGTCATTATTAGATGAAGAGCAGGAAGCCCAACAAATCAGTAAGGATGATAACAAGGGTGATCAGCACATTAAAGAAGTATCTGCACTGAGAAGCAAACAAGTTAGCTCAGAATCTGATCTGAATATAGGAAAGGGGCAGACCTCTGGAGAAAAAAGCCAGTCAGTAACTCGAGTTAGCTCTTACGTGCCATCTAACATGCCTGATTCTGAACTTAGCATCCTAGAAAACAGTATGTCAGACATAGAGGATAATTTTCCAGGAAAACTCTGTGTTCCTAATCAATACAAAGACATCAGCGAACTTGTAATGAGCAAGCTGCCAGGATACACGATGTAA